A region from the Medicago truncatula cultivar Jemalong A17 chromosome 6, MtrunA17r5.0-ANR, whole genome shotgun sequence genome encodes:
- the LOC25495422 gene encoding putative F-box/LRR-repeat protein 23 — protein sequence MMMMMMANEVGGASTNMPNWLALPRDITVNILQRLDTIDVVTSACQVCPLWWNICKDPLVWRTMQINMTNRRFFSRFFPPDLVKICHYAVDRSCGFLIDIDIEFIGTDRLLQYISENASNLRCMKLVECSKISDKGFSEAVRKLPHLEDVNISKCNLSKDSLEVLGRSCPSLKSLQFAKARPSFMLGSDDTEALIIATMSTLTRLDIKGNMLTNAGLLAILDGCPLLESLGIEECYHLDLSGSLRKRCLEQIKDLRLPVLDSNYYHVMYNGNSNCHSLCGLLL from the exons atgatgatgatgatgatggcaAATGAAGTAGGAGGTGCGAGTACAAATATGCCAAATTGGCTTGCACTTCCAAGAGACATCACGGTGAACATCCTTCAAAGGCTTGATACTATTGATGTAGTAACAAGTGCATGTCAAGTGTGTCCTCTATGGTGGAACATTTGCAAGGATCCTCTTGTGTGGCGTACCATGCAGATTAACATGACCAATCGTCGCTTTTTTTCACGCTTCTTTCCTCCAGATTTGGTGAAGATTTGTCATTATGCTGTTGATCGAAGTTGCGGATTTTTGATAGACATTGATATTGAGTTTATTGGCACCGATCGTCTCCTTCAATACATATCCGAGAA TGCTAGTAACCTTCGATGCATGAAGCTGGTAGAGTGCTCGAAAATTTCAGATAAAGGATTCAGCGAAGCTGTGAGGAAACTTCCGCATTTAGAGGATGTGAACATTTCAAAGTGCAACCTATCAAAGGATTCTCTTGAAGTCCTAGGCCGATCTTGCCCTAGTTTAAAATCTCTCCAATTTGCGAAAGCACGTCCTTCATTCATGTTAGGTTCTGATGATACCGAGGCTCTTATTATTGCAACAATGTCAACACTAACCCGTCTTGATATTAAAGGAAATATGCTCACTAATGCTGGTCTCCTCGCCATTCTTGATGGATGTCCTCTTCTCGAGTCGCTTGGCATTGAGGAATGTTATCATCTGGATTTGAGTGGCAGTTTAAGGAAGAGATGCCTTGAGCAGATAAAGGATTTACGTCTGCCAGTTCTTGATAGCAATTATTATCATGTTATGTATAATGGCAATTCTAATTGCCATTCTTTATGTGGATTACTGTTATGA